The following are encoded together in the Humulus lupulus chromosome 5, drHumLupu1.1, whole genome shotgun sequence genome:
- the LOC133833933 gene encoding uncharacterized protein LOC133833933 isoform X2: MALFSSLVPPLSVIREIYEFQESIQEKTVKMHCFLVLNKAEISGEIGGFSGRIVRVSSAVMKKLSGLQSTESIEAIGLMSIPTSFLNLDDQQQEAGCERWFPVAHRILVLDGIQDPGNLGTLVRLAMAFRWVWN, from the exons ATGGCTCTGTTCTCGTCGTTGGTGCCACCCCTATCAG TTATTAGGGAGATATATGAATTTCAAGAATCAATACAAGAGAAAACTGTCAAAATGCATTGTTTTCTAGTACTCAATAAAGCTGAAATATCTGGAGAGATAGGTGGTTTTTCTGGTCGTATCGTGCGTGTGAGCTCTGCAGTGATGAAAAAGCTTTCTGGGTTGCAATCAACTGAATCTATAGAAGCAATTGGTCTCATGAGCATTCCTACCAGCTTTTTAAACTTAGATGATCAACAACAAGAAGCAGGTTGTGAAAGATGGTTCCCCGTTGCACATAGGATTCTGGTCCTTGACGGCATCCAG GATCCTGGAAACCTTGGTACGTTAGTCAGATTAGCCATGGCCTTTAGATGGGTATGGAATTAG
- the LOC133833933 gene encoding uncharacterized protein LOC133833933 isoform X1, with the protein MALFSSLVPPLSVIREIYEFQESIQEKTVKMHCFLVLNKAEISGEIGGFSGRIVRVSSAVMKKLSGLQSTESIEAIGLMSIPTSFLNLDDQQQEAGCERWFPVAHRILVLDGIQVIYAVLMCSSFIVISSFFLSL; encoded by the exons ATGGCTCTGTTCTCGTCGTTGGTGCCACCCCTATCAG TTATTAGGGAGATATATGAATTTCAAGAATCAATACAAGAGAAAACTGTCAAAATGCATTGTTTTCTAGTACTCAATAAAGCTGAAATATCTGGAGAGATAGGTGGTTTTTCTGGTCGTATCGTGCGTGTGAGCTCTGCAGTGATGAAAAAGCTTTCTGGGTTGCAATCAACTGAATCTATAGAAGCAATTGGTCTCATGAGCATTCCTACCAGCTTTTTAAACTTAGATGATCAACAACAAGAAGCAGGTTGTGAAAGATGGTTCCCCGTTGCACATAGGATTCTGGTCCTTGACGGCATCCAGGTGATTTATGCAGTACTTATGTGTTCGAGTTTCATTGTAATTTCCTCCTTTTTTTTATctctttaa